Proteins encoded by one window of Conger conger chromosome 1, fConCon1.1, whole genome shotgun sequence:
- the LOC133105774 gene encoding transmembrane protein 79-like — protein sequence MPEIMSHDLEPDSKTSGVTAEPQTLPKPEHEEENKVEGKNVVKGEDQGEDEENKMEEEEKEDEEEAVSSALLEPSTLQWPENKEREVTGGAGFVKGEGEEEEEGAGAARAKETEAENGSVESLCTSAKGQESRTESDRELERRDRESVEGWMELEKEMGMKEEKKPNPFEIEVEEGDALVNSMPEKAAGVFSHSVTILHSSSKPESPGELWRGDPETAPFLGPHATLPNDYYDHWTKKKSKCGCCGTDRAALKVGVSVFTAGLIFPLLVWGGYVFLPFDAPLLNSAALRLIYTLRCSIFATVPIILGMFVLGVSRLRFGAVKALCEGEEESREVRVHRQYISDSISLFLLYFLQLGIMATYLSQELLKLVPLLTIIFAFGRLIYWMSMAMGSSVRGVGFGFSFLPILAMLGANLYFMFMLDAGGSIFAMEGLAAPEPEYTPRQRYWG from the exons ATGCCTGAAATCATGTCGCACGATCTGGAGCCTGACTCCAAAACCAGTGGAGTCACTGCAGAACCTCAAACTCTGCCGAAGCCTGAACACGAGGAGGAGAACAAGGTGGAGGGAAAGAACGTAGTGAAAGGAGAGGATCAGGGTGaagatgaagaaaacaaaatggaggaagaggagaaggaagatgaggaggaggCGGTCAGCTCTGCTTTGCTGGAGCCAAGCACTCTACAATGGCCAGAGaacaaagagagggaggtgacTGGAGGTGCAGGGTTtgtgaaaggagagggagaggaggaggaagagggggcagGAGCGGCAAGGGCGAAAGAAACTGAGGCAGAGAATGGGAGCGTGGAGTCCCTGTGCACCTCTGCGAaagggcaggagagcaggacGGAGAGTGACCGAGAGCTGGAGAGGAGGGACAGGGAGTCAGTGGAGGGGTGGATGGAGCTCGAGAAGGAGATGGGGATGaaagaggaaaagaaaccaAACCCTTTCGAGATAGAAGTGGAAGAGGGAGATGCCCTGGTCAACTCGATGCCCGAGAAAGCCGCTGGAGTCTTCAGCCACAGTGTCACAATCCTTCACAGCTCCAGCAAGCCAGAGTCCCCAGGGGAGCTCTGGAGAGGCGACCCAGAGACGGCTCCCTTCCTTGGCCCCCACGCGACCCTACCGAATGACTACTATGATCACTGGACCAAAAAGAAGTCAAAAT GTGGATGTTGCGGTACTGACCGGGCTGCTCTGAAGGTTGGTGTGTCAGTCTTCACCGCGGGACTCATCTTCCCTCTCCTTGTGTGGGGTGGTTATGTCTTCCTGCCGTTTGATGCCCCACTGCTCAACAGCGCCGCCTTACGGCTGATCTACACATTGCGCTGCTCAATCTTTGCTACAGTTCCAATAATACTGG GCATGTTTGTGTTGGGCGTGTCCCGGCTGCGTTTCGGAGCGGTGAAGGCCTTGTGCGAGGGCGAGGAAGAGAGCAGGGAGGTCCGCGTTCACCGGCAGTACATCAGCGACTCCATCTCCCTCTTCCTGCTCTACTTCCTTCAGCTGGGCATCATGGCAACTTACCTGAGCCAAGAACTACTCAAACTAGTGCCTCTACTGACTATTATCTTTGCTTTTGGCAG GCTGATCTACTGGATGTCGATGGCCATGGGCAGCAGTGTTCGGGGAGTGGGCTTTGGCTTTTCCTTCCTGCCTATACTGGCCATGCTGGGGGCCAACCTGTACTTTATGTTCATGCTGGATGCAGGGGGCAGCATCTTTGCCATGGAGGGCCTGGCTGCCCCAGAACCGGAATATACCCCCCGGCAGAGGTACTGGGGCTAG
- the LOC133105790 gene encoding translocon-associated protein subunit beta-like — MQISGGRKEGSSSHIGSLEITMGTLGVFALLAVVGYVTGEEGARLLASKSLLNRYAVEGRDLSLQYNIYNVGTSAALEVELSDDSFPPEDFGIVSGMLHVKWDRIAPASNVSHTVVLRPLKAGYFNFTSASVSYLAQEGGQVVVGYTSAPGQGGILAQREFDRRFSPHYLDWAAFGVMTLPSIGIPLLLWYSSKRKYDTPKTKKN, encoded by the exons ATGCAAATCTCaggaggaaggaaggaaggaagttCTAGTCACATCGGTAGTTTAGAGATCACG ATGGGAACATTGGGCGTATTTGCTTTACTGGCTGTGGTTGGCTATGTGACAGGAGAAGAGGGTGCTCGGCTCCTGGCCTCCAAGTCGCTGTTGAACCGTTATGCTGTGGAGGGAAGGGACCTCTCTTTGCAGTACAACATCTACAATGTTGGGACCAG TGCTGCCCTGGAGGTGGAGCTGTCCGATGACTCCTTCCCACCTGAGGATTTTGGCATTGTGTCCGGGATGCTTCATGTCAAGTGGGACAGAATTGCCCC TGCCAGTAATGTCTCTCATACTGTAGTACTGCGCCCTCTAAAGGCAGGATACTTCAACTTCACCTCTGCCTCTGTCAGCTACCTTGCCCAGGAGGGAGGACAGGTTGTG gtgGGTTACACCAGTGCCCCAGGTCAGGGTGGGATCTTGGCTCAAAGGGAGTTCGACAGGCGTTTCTCTCCTCACTAT TTGGATTGGGCAGCATTTGGAGTGATGACCTTGCCCTCCATTGGCATCCCTCTGTTGCTGTGGTACTCAAGCAAGAGGAAGTACGACACGCCCAAGACCAAGAAGAACTGA